The Hymenobacter sp. DG25A nucleotide sequence GCTTGTTTACAGCGGCCGGCTCTTCCTGATGCAGCCAATGCGTGGCCTGCTCGAAATACGTCAGTTGCCCGTTCCCCCACCACTCCAGGCTGCGCTCAGCCAACACTGGCTCCAGAAAGGCATCCCGCCGCCCCCACAGGATGTGCACAGGGATGCGGATGCGCCCTACCCGCCCAATGCGCCCGGGCTTACGAAAAGCAGCCCGGTACCAGTTGATCATGCCGGTAAGCGCGCCGGGGCGCGACCAGGCCGCTACATAGCGGTGCAGATCTTCGGTAGTGAAAGTACCCGGCCGGCTGGTGCCCCGCAGGGCGCGGCGGCCAAACCGGTATTGATGCCGCCGAAATAGTTTCTCCGGCAGCCAGGGCAGCTGGAAAAAGAAAATGTACCAGCTTTTCACTAGCTGCCGGGGCATGCGCCGTAGGGCGTGCCCTAGCACCGCCGGGTGCGGCACATTCAGAATAGCTACCCGCAGAATGCGCTCCGGGGCGTTGGCTGCCAGCCACCAAGCTACCGCCGCGCCCCAGTCGTGGCCAATGACGATGGCTGTCTCGCGGCCGGCGGCCTCCAGCAACCCCAGCACATCGGCCCCCAGTATTTCCAGGCGGTAGGCGGCCGCGCCACGAGGCTTGTCGCTCCGGTTGTAGCCGCGCTGGTCGGGGGCCAACACCCGGTAGCCCGCCGCGGCCAGTGCCTGTATCTGATGGCGCCACCCGTACCAGAACTCCGGAAAGCCGTGTAGCAGGATGACCAGCTGCCCCGTGGCCGGGCCGCACTGTACCACGTGCAGCGTAATGCCGTTGGTGCGGACGTCCTGATGGTCGAGCTCGTAGGTCATAGAGGTGGTACCGGATGCGGGCGGGCAGGGTTACCGCGGGGCGGCACTTTCTTACGCCGCTTCCGACTGCTGCCCCGTGCGGGTGGCGTGGGCACGGGCAGCCTCGCGGTGCATTTTCTGCACAATGGGCAGCAAATCCGAGAGCTTACAGCAGCAGGCCACGCGGGCTACTTTCACAGATTTGGGGGCCTGCTGGGGAGAAGCCGACGCGTCGGCAGCGCGATGAGAAATAGTCATGGAATCGGTAGGGTTAGTAAACAGGGAATGCGGGTTGAGGGAAGACATGGCAGAGTCGCTGAATCGAACAAACAACTGGCCCCTGCCAGCTGCTAATACACCTTAGGAGGCCTGAGCAAATAAATCGAGCTGTTGGGTGACGAGGGCGGAGCGGACTGAGCCGGCCCCGAACAAAATCTGGCGGCGGATGGTCTGCTCGTCGTACTCCCGCTTTTCCAGGGCCTGGCCGCGGCAGGTGAGGAAGAACTTGGCCCGCTTCAGTACCACGCCAAACTTGTGCAGGTGGTCCAGGGTGATGGGCGCAAACCGCCGGGCGGCCACTATGCGCTTGGCGGAGCGGGCCCCCACGCCGGGAATGCGCAGAATCATTTCGTAGTCGGCGGTATTCACGTCTACCGGGAATACGTGGCGGTTGCGCAGGGCCCAGGCCAGCTTGGGGTCAATTTCCAGGTCCAGGAAAGGATGCTCGGGGTCCAGGATTTCATCGGCCTGAAAGCCGTAGAAGCGCATCAGCCAGTCGGTCTGGTACAGGCGGTGCTCCCGGATGAGCGGGGGCTGGGTTACCTGCGGCAGGCGGGCGTCATCGGTCACGGGAATGTAGCCGGAGTAGTACACGCGCTTCAGGCCGTAGCCTTTGTAAAGCGAGTCGGTAAGCTGAATGATCTGGTGGTCGTTTTCGGCGGAAGCGCCCACAATCAGCTGGGTGCTTTGGCCGGCGGTGGCAAACTGCGGCACCTTTTTGAACAGCGCCTTCTCTTCTTTATTCAGGATGATGCCGTCCCGAATCTGCGCCATGGGCGTGAGAATCTCCTGGTAATTCTTTTCGGGGGCTAGTGCGGTGAGGCTCATTTCTGAGGGCAGCTCAATGTTCACGCTCAGGCGGTCGGCGTACAGGCCGGCTTCCTGAATCAGCTCCTCCGAGGCACCCGGAATGGCTTTCACGTGGATGTAGCCATTGAACTTGTGCTCGGTGCGCAGCTTTTTGATGATGCGCACCAGCCGCTCCATGGTATAGTCGGGGGAGGAGAAAATACCGCTGCTCAGAAACAGGCCCTCGATGTAGTTGCGGCGGTAAAAGTTCATGGTCAGGTCCACCACTTCATCCACGGTAAAGGCGGCGCGCTTCACGTCGTTGCTGCGGCGCGATACGCAATAGGCGCAGTCGAAAATGCAGTGATTGGTGAGCAAGATCTTCAGCAGACTCACGCAGCGGCCATCTTCGGTATAGCTGTGGCAAATACCCATGCCCTCGGCATTGCCCAGCCCCCGGTTCTCATTTTTCCGCTTGCCGCCGCTGCTGGAGCAGGACACATCATACTTGGCGGCATCTGCCAAAATACTTAGCTTTTCCTGAATTCGCTCGTTCATCAAATAGGCTGTTTCTGGGCTTAAAACTATTCTATTCCACTCAATACTACACTATATCACTAAGCTAAATTTTTTAGAAATAGTTCGGAGATCAACTCTAAAAAATCAGGTTTCGTTTATGGCCTACGTCCCTTTGGGGCCTGGACTTTACTCGGCAGCATTTTTCGGCATGAGCCGCTTCTTTCCATCGGTTATTCAGGCACTCCCTCCGGAACCCGTATCTTGCCCGGGCTCGTCGCTTAACCCAACGGGCCGCTTAAGGGTGCTTCCTCCGTTATCTAACTTACGCCGGCCCGGTGCGGCCTTCTGGCTGCTGCTGGCCGGGCTGCTGTTGCTGGGCATGCCCGCCTGGGCGCAGCAGCCCGAGCGCCCCGTAACGCCCGCTGACTCCCTTGGCGAAACCCGTCCCGATTCCCTGCGACGGCGCTTTGATCAGGAGCGGATTCTGAATAACCTGAAAGCCTATACCAAGCGCAAAACCATTGCCGGCAAAGCCGCGGCGGCCCTGTTCAACTTTACCGGGCGCCGCGAGGAGCGCGCCGGCCTGGATGCCGAGCTGCTGGACCGGCAGTATGACCGGCACAGCTATAAAGTGGTGCGGCGCATCAACATCAACACCCTCGATGCCTTTGGCTACCGTCTGAACGACCCCACGCGCAAGCCGCGCAACATTCTGGAAAAGTCGGCTAATACGCTGCACATCAAAACCTCGCGGGCGCGGGTACGGCAGGTGCTGCAGTTTCGGGTGGGCGAAGAACTGGAGCCGCAGGCCCTGGCCGAATCGGAGCGTCTGCTGCGTCAGACCCCGGAAATTGCCGATGCCCGCGTGTTCGTGAACGAGCAAACCACCACGCAGGACAGCGTGGATATTGAGGTCATCACCCGGGACGTGTTTAGCATCAGCGGCTCAGTGCAGGTGCGGGACGTGGGCGCGGGCGTTATCGGGCTGCGCGATGTCAACTTTCTGGGCCAGGGCCACCAGTTCCGCAACCGCTACGAGTATGGGCGCCCCAAGCCCCAAAACTGGAGCTACGAGGGCAGCTATCTGGTGCCGTTCCGCAACTTTCTGACCGGGCAGGTGCATTACCTCAACCGCTACGAAAACAAGGAAATGAACGTGGTGGTCTCGCGCGGCTTTTACTCCATTAATACCCGCTACGCCGGCGCCGTGGCCCTGAATGTATTCGACCGGCCCCTGATCCTCAACCACCAGGATGGCCGCCCCGACAGCCTGGTGCCCCTTCGGTTTAATACCCAGGACGTGTGGCTGGGCCGCGCCTTCCGCCTGCATAGCTATGACCTGGGCTATGAAAACCCGGGGCGCATTATCGTATCGGGCCGCTTTATCCGCACCAACTACTACAGCCGGCCCGACAAGACGGAGTTTCAAAACGCTGGGCTGGTGCTGGGCACCATCGGCTACAGCGTCCGCTACTACTATAAGGATACGTACCTGTTTGGCTTTGGCCGCACCGAAGACATTCCCACCGGTACCCTCATCAGCCTCACCAGCGGCTATGAGTTTAATGAGGCCACCAACCGCCGTTACTTTGGCATGCACGCCGCGGCCGCTTCTTACAACCCCCGGCGCGGCTACTTATATGTCAGCGGCGACTTTGGCTCCTTTGTGCGGGGGCAAAGCAACGACTGGCAACAGGGCGTGGCCGGCGGCGAAATCCTGTATTTCACGCGCCTGTACCACACGGGCAACTATCAGTGGCGGCACTTTTTCTGGAACCGCACCGCCATTGGTTTAAACCGTTTCCCCACTGAGCGGGTACTGAATATTGATGGTGACCGGGGCCTGCGCGGCTTCCGCACCGATGGCAACCTGCGCGGCACCAGCCGCTTCGTGGTTAATTACGAGGCTACCGTTTACACGCCCGTTTCCTTTCTCGGCTTCCGCACGGCGGCCGTTGGCTTTGTGGATGCGGCCTGGCTGAACACCACCAAGCTGCAGACCCTGCCGTTCAAGGAAACACCCTTCACCGGGTTTGGGCTGGGCCTGCGCTTCCGCAACGAATACACGGCCATCCGCACCTTCCAGATTCTGGTCGGGTTCTACCCCCGCGGGCAGTTCGACCGGAATGGTATCCGGGTATTCGAGAATGCCCGCCCGTTTTATGATTTCAGCGACTTTAGCTTTGGCCAGCCCAGTCTGGTGCGCTATGAGTAAGTATTTTGGCAGGCAGAAGTAATCCCGCCGCTTCTTCGGACCTTTGCAGCGGGCTTTCGTACCCATTCCTGATTTTACAGCAGGCCCGGTAAGGCGGCGGCTTTTGGCCGATGCTTTCTTATCCCTGCTTCCCTATTAACTTAATACCCATGCAGCTCGGTGATTATAACGACCTGGAAGTAGCGCGCGAAGTAGACTTTGGCGTGTACTTGTCTTCTGACGACGGCGACCTGCTGATGCCCGGCAAGTACGTGCCGGCCGGCACGCAGGTAGGCGACGTGCTGCGCGTATTTGTGTACCGCGACTCCGAAGACCGCCTCATTGCCACCACCCTGGACCCGCTGGTGCGCGTAGGGCAGTTTGCCGCCCTCAGCGTGCGCGACGTAACCCCGCTGGGCGCGTTCCTGGACTGGGGCCTCGAGAAAGACCTTTTCCTACCCTACCGCAACCAGCGCCGCAACCTGCGCCCCGGCGAGCGGGCCACCGTGTATGTGTTTCTGGATGAAACCTCCGACCGCATCGTGGCCTCGGCGCGCTGGGAGGGTTTCCTGAGCCACGAGCCCTTCCCCGGCCAGCCCGGCGACGCCGTGCAGCTGATGGTAGCCGAAGAAACCGACCTGGGCTTTAAAGTGCTGGTGAACGGCCAGTACCAGGGCCTGCTATACCACAACGAAGTATTCCGTCCCCTGCGCCTGGGCGATACGCCCACCGGCTACGTGCGCCTAGTGCGGCCCGATGGCAAGCTGGACATCAGCCTGCAGAAAATTGGCTACGACGAAGCGCGCGATGCCGTAGAAACAGTACTAAAGGCCCTGCACGCAGCCGGCGGCACATTGCCGCTCTCAGACAAGAGCGAGCCGGACGACATTTACCGCCGCCTGGGCATCAGCAAGAAAGTGTTTAAAAAAGCCCTGGGCTACCTGTACAAAAACGGGCAGGTGCAACTGGCACCGGACCACACGCGGCTTATTCCGGAGTCGTAAGCAGCCCGTTTTCCGGGGTGGCGCTACCCTGCTCCCCTTTTTTGCGTAAGGACGCCCGAAGCTCTTTCGCACCTGCTTCTGCCTTCGCCGTTCTGCCGCATGAAACTTCAGAAAACCGCCCTTATTGCCGGTGCCAGTGGTCTGGTAGGCCAGCACCTGCTGCCCCTGCTCCTGGCCAGCGACCGATACGCTAAAGTCATTTCCATTGGCCGCCGCACGCTGCCGCTGGTGCACCCCAAGCTGGAGCAGCGCATCGTAGACTTCAACCAGCTGGAAGACCAACGCCTGGCCCTGATAGCGGACGACGTGTACTGCTGCCTGGGCACTACCATGAAGCAGGCCGGCTCGAAGGAAGCCTTTTATAAAGTAGATTACCTGTACGTGGTAAAGCTGGCCGCCCTGGCGGCCGGCAACTTTGCGGCGCAGTTTATGGTGGTTTCGGCTATGGGGGCCGATGCAGGCTCGGCCATTTACTACAACCACGTGAAGGGTGAGATGGAAGCCGCCGTGCGGCAGACGCCTTTCCGCGCCATTCATATTTTCCGGCCCTCCCTGCTGCTGGGCCAGCGCCAGGAAAAGCGCCTGGGCGAGCAGATTGGAGCCGTACTCATGCGGCTGGTTTCGCCCCTGATGGTGGGTCCCCTGCGCAAGTACCGGCCCGTTTCGGCGGAAGCGGTAGCGCAGGCTATGCTGGGGGCTGCCGGGCAGGATGGTGGCGGCATCCGCGTGCATCTGTCTGATGAAATTGCCCGGGGCGTGCGCGCCGACGGTTAGGATTTTATCAACAAGTTATTAGTTGTTTACCCTTCGTGCTTAGAAGGAAGAGAACCTCTAAAACCAGCTTCTTATATTTGCTGGTCAAGTATTCCTTTTTTCTACCTTTTCTTATGAAACAAACTGCATTTTTCACTTTTATCCTCCTCATGCTGGGCAGCACGCTTTCTTTTGCTCAGAAAAGCGGCGGCAGCGCCGGCTACCAGACCGCAGCTGGTCTGCGGGCAGGCGGGTACTCCTCCGGGGTAACGGTTAAGCACTTCCTCAGCGGCAAGAATAATGTGGCTTTCGAAGGCCTGGTTACTACCGAATACAAAGCCCGTGGGGCACGGGTAACGCTGCTGCTGGAAAAGCATCACCCCATTAAAGAGGTAAAAGGTCTGCAGTTTTACTATGGCGCGGGTGCCCACCTGGGCTTCTACCGCGGCCGCTACTACTTCGACGATTATCGGTACTACAAAGGCCGTAAGTACGATTCGTATCGCGCGTACTACTACGATGACCATATGTACGTGACGCCCGGTGCTGACCTGATTCTGGGCCTGGAATACAAAATGGAAGACCTGCCCTTCGTATTGGGTGTTGACTACAAGCCTTTCTTTGAAGTGTTTGATGGCTACGCCGGCTTATACAACGATGCCGCAGTAAGCCTGCGCTTTGCGTTCTAAGCAGCGCCAGCTTACCCTATTTTTCACCGGCTGCGGAGCTTCCGCAGCCGGTTTTTTTATACCCTAGGCGGAAAGCGTGAGGAAAATCATTGCATAAATATTTCATAAATTATATATTTAATTTCACAATAATTAGTACACTCAACAGCAGAATGTGGTGTGCTCCCTGCTCCTGATACCCAGCCTTTAACCTATAACCGCTATGAAAACGACTCTACGCCTCTTTTTCCTGGCACTTTATTGTCTTGGCAGTTTAGCCGGGCAGGCCCAATCATCTGCTACGGGTATGTGGCAACGGCTTCCGATTGAGCTTCAACAACTGGTTAAAGGCACTGGCTCACCAAAATTACAGGGGTTTGCTAAAGCCCGTCCGCAGGAAACCGTTTATCTACCTGGCCAATCGGTGTACTATGAGTGGAAGGACGGTAAGTGGGCGGATGCTATTACATACGTGTCTACCTACAACGAGCAGGGTATGCCGCTCCAGATTATGGCTTCTGATTCGGTAACGCAGGTGCCGCTGGGACGCGTCAGCTTTACATATGATGCGCAAGGACGCCTCACACTTTATCAAATAGAAGTCTGGTTGGGCACAGCCTGGGTAAATTATTCGCAATACCGACTCACTTTCGATACACATAACGATATAACGTCCAGCTCATTATACACTTGGATGAATAACGCATGGGTGCTTACTGATGGCAACCGCATTACCGTTACCCGTAATGGCGCGGGTGTGTGGCAGGAGATGATTATGGAAACCCTGCAGCCCAATGGCAGCTTCATAAATACCAGCCGTCAGCAGTATACCATTGTCAATAACCGCCACACGGAAATCGTAAATCAAATCTGGCAGAACAACGCGTGGGTGAATGCCACGCGGGAGATTAATATTGAGTGGGCCGATTTCAATGCCCAGCAGTATACTTCCTACATTGAGCAGACCTGGGGCAACAATACCTGGCAGAATGCTTTTCGCCATACCTTCAGCTACCCCGGCAACGGAAGCAGCGTGGAAGTAACGGAGAATTGGTCGGGCACCGCGTGGGTGAATGCTACCCGCCTTTCCCTACTAAACGATGCCCAGCATAACCTCACCAACAACCGGGAAGAAATCTGGCAAGGCGCGGCCTGGGTCATCACTTCGGAAACCAGATACCTCATTAAATACGGCGACAACAACCGGGTGCTGCGCACGGTGGAACAGCAGCTGACGCCCGGCACCACCACCTTCATGAACGTCAGCCGCACCAATAACAGCAACTTCCAGGCTTTCTCCGTGACGGCCACCCGGCTGGCATTGCGGGAAAACCAGGGTAGCCTCTACCCCAACCCGGCCGCCGAGGCCGCCACGCTGGAGGTAAGCGGCCTGCGGGAAACCACGCCCCTGCAGGCGGAAATTATGAATAGCCTGGGGCAAGTGGTGCGCACGCAGCAGGTGCAGCCCCGGCAAGGCACCCTCCGCGCCACGCTGAACCTGCAGAAGTTAGCAGGGGGCATGTATTTTATCCGGCTGCGCACCAGCGAAGGCGCCGTACTGCGCCAGCTGCTGCACCGCTAAGCAACCTGAGCCAGTGGCCGACTTACCCTGGAGGCCGGCCACCAGCTGGTTATTGAATGGGGATAACCACCTTGGTATCGGTAGCGCCGCCAAACAGGCCGTAGCCGTTGCGGATGTTGGAGGCTAAGGGCGCCGGCTCGGCAAAGGGGTTGTCGTGGCTGTCCTGGTAGCGCTGCACCGACTGGTAGAAGTCGTAGGCTTCGCGGTTGAGGGTGCTGACGGTTACTTCGATGAAGGCCGGCTCCCGGTAGTTTTGGGGGTCGCCGGGATTAAAGTTGCCCGAAAAATACGCCTGTACGTTCTGCGTCAGCGTCAGGGTGCGCCCGTTGGCGTTTAAATCGGCGTACACATTGGGGCGGTTGCTGTACCCATCGGAGAGCAGAAACCGGTCTACGGACACGTCGCTGCCGGGGTCTTCATTCTGATAGTCGTTGGACAGCATGCCCCAGAAGCGCCCCTGTGCGTCCAGCACCCGGGCCGTGGCCACATAATAATCGGTGGAAGCCGCGGCATCGGGCATGCTCAGCGTGAGGTGGCCGGCCGCAAAGTACTGGCTTTCATTGGGGGTGCTTTGCCGCCGCACAAAGGTAGCCGCGCCCATTGCGGCCGGCGCCGGCAGCGCTATGGTACTTTCGGCCGTTGGCAGGCCGGGCAGGGCGGCCCGCAGGGTGTAGCGCTGGCCCGGCTGGCCCGCAAAGCCATACAAGGGCTCATAGTAGGCCCCCATGCTATCCTGCGTGAAGGGGTTGTAGTAGCGGTAGCGCCCCCGAAAGCGCTCCACCACCTGCCCGCTGGCATCCAGCAGCTCCACGGTAGCATTGGCGGGCTGGCTCACCTCGGCATTATTGAACACGCCCTGACTGATGCTCACCGTGAGCTGGCGGTGCGGGTAGCTCTGCCAGTATTGGGAATCGGGAGTCTGGTTGCTGAGCACATAGGTGAGGGCCAGTCGGGGCGTGTGCTTGGGGGCGGGCACATCCACCGCCATTTCGCAGCCGGCAGTCAGCAGCAACAGAAAAAGAAAGGCCGCCGGACGGAGCTTGGGTAGCATTTTCATATCAGAATTCACCTTAAAAGCGGAAGCTCTTGCTGAACGATGGGATAATAGGGAACAGAGAAATCTGCCGGTAAGAAGACTTCTCCACTTCGTTGCCATACTCATCGGTGCGGCCCTGGCGCAGGTAGAGATAATAGGGGTTTTTGCGGCTGTAAGCGTTGTAGAGCGAGAAGCTGTTTACTACTTCGCCCCAGCGCTTTTTCCGGGTCTGGCTCAAATCCAGGTCCAGGCGGTGGTAGGCGCGCATGCGGTAGGCGTTGCGCGGGCCGTAGTCGTCGTACTGCTCATACACGCCCAGGCGGTAGCGGCCTTCTGAGAGCGTGGTACCGTTGCCGGTGCCGTATACCCAGGTGCCGGAGAGCAGCAGGTTTTCCTTCAGCTTATGAATGATGACCAGGGAAGCGTCGTGGCGCCGGTCGTACTTGAAGGGAAACAGGCGGCCCTGGTTCAGCTCCGGAAATTTGCGGTTGCTCCAGGCCAGGGTGTAGCCTAGCCAGCCGGTGGTGCGGCCGCTTTTCTTCTGCAGAAACACCTCACCCCCGTAGGCCCAGCCCCGGCCGCTGGTTACTTTGCTTTCCCAGTTATTGTCGGTAGTGCCCAGGAAGCTGGCGCCCTCACGGTACTCAATGAGGTTGCGCATGGGCTTGTAGTAG carries:
- a CDS encoding putative DNA modification/repair radical SAM protein yields the protein MNERIQEKLSILADAAKYDVSCSSSGGKRKNENRGLGNAEGMGICHSYTEDGRCVSLLKILLTNHCIFDCAYCVSRRSNDVKRAAFTVDEVVDLTMNFYRRNYIEGLFLSSGIFSSPDYTMERLVRIIKKLRTEHKFNGYIHVKAIPGASEELIQEAGLYADRLSVNIELPSEMSLTALAPEKNYQEILTPMAQIRDGIILNKEEKALFKKVPQFATAGQSTQLIVGASAENDHQIIQLTDSLYKGYGLKRVYYSGYIPVTDDARLPQVTQPPLIREHRLYQTDWLMRFYGFQADEILDPEHPFLDLEIDPKLAWALRNRHVFPVDVNTADYEMILRIPGVGARSAKRIVAARRFAPITLDHLHKFGVVLKRAKFFLTCRGQALEKREYDEQTIRRQILFGAGSVRSALVTQQLDLFAQAS
- a CDS encoding NAD-dependent epimerase/dehydratase family protein, whose protein sequence is MKLQKTALIAGASGLVGQHLLPLLLASDRYAKVISIGRRTLPLVHPKLEQRIVDFNQLEDQRLALIADDVYCCLGTTMKQAGSKEAFYKVDYLYVVKLAALAAGNFAAQFMVVSAMGADAGSAIYYNHVKGEMEAAVRQTPFRAIHIFRPSLLLGQRQEKRLGEQIGAVLMRLVSPLMVGPLRKYRPVSAEAVAQAMLGAAGQDGGGIRVHLSDEIARGVRADG
- a CDS encoding DUF4249 domain-containing protein yields the protein MLPKLRPAAFLFLLLLTAGCEMAVDVPAPKHTPRLALTYVLSNQTPDSQYWQSYPHRQLTVSISQGVFNNAEVSQPANATVELLDASGQVVERFRGRYRYYNPFTQDSMGAYYEPLYGFAGQPGQRYTLRAALPGLPTAESTIALPAPAAMGAATFVRRQSTPNESQYFAAGHLTLSMPDAAASTDYYVATARVLDAQGRFWGMLSNDYQNEDPGSDVSVDRFLLSDGYSNRPNVYADLNANGRTLTLTQNVQAYFSGNFNPGDPQNYREPAFIEVTVSTLNREAYDFYQSVQRYQDSHDNPFAEPAPLASNIRNGYGLFGGATDTKVVIPIQ
- a CDS encoding S1 RNA-binding domain-containing protein → MQLGDYNDLEVAREVDFGVYLSSDDGDLLMPGKYVPAGTQVGDVLRVFVYRDSEDRLIATTLDPLVRVGQFAALSVRDVTPLGAFLDWGLEKDLFLPYRNQRRNLRPGERATVYVFLDETSDRIVASARWEGFLSHEPFPGQPGDAVQLMVAEETDLGFKVLVNGQYQGLLYHNEVFRPLRLGDTPTGYVRLVRPDGKLDISLQKIGYDEARDAVETVLKALHAAGGTLPLSDKSEPDDIYRRLGISKKVFKKALGYLYKNGQVQLAPDHTRLIPES
- a CDS encoding T9SS type A sorting domain-containing protein — protein: MWQRLPIELQQLVKGTGSPKLQGFAKARPQETVYLPGQSVYYEWKDGKWADAITYVSTYNEQGMPLQIMASDSVTQVPLGRVSFTYDAQGRLTLYQIEVWLGTAWVNYSQYRLTFDTHNDITSSSLYTWMNNAWVLTDGNRITVTRNGAGVWQEMIMETLQPNGSFINTSRQQYTIVNNRHTEIVNQIWQNNAWVNATREINIEWADFNAQQYTSYIEQTWGNNTWQNAFRHTFSYPGNGSSVEVTENWSGTAWVNATRLSLLNDAQHNLTNNREEIWQGAAWVITSETRYLIKYGDNNRVLRTVEQQLTPGTTTFMNVSRTNNSNFQAFSVTATRLALRENQGSLYPNPAAEAATLEVSGLRETTPLQAEIMNSLGQVVRTQQVQPRQGTLRATLNLQKLAGGMYFIRLRTSEGAVLRQLLHR
- a CDS encoding alpha/beta fold hydrolase, whose product is MTYELDHQDVRTNGITLHVVQCGPATGQLVILLHGFPEFWYGWRHQIQALAAAGYRVLAPDQRGYNRSDKPRGAAAYRLEILGADVLGLLEAAGRETAIVIGHDWGAAVAWWLAANAPERILRVAILNVPHPAVLGHALRRMPRQLVKSWYIFFFQLPWLPEKLFRRHQYRFGRRALRGTSRPGTFTTEDLHRYVAAWSRPGALTGMINWYRAAFRKPGRIGRVGRIRIPVHILWGRRDAFLEPVLAERSLEWWGNGQLTYFEQATHWLHQEEPAAVNKLLLAFLAAEG